TTGGGCCATGTTCGCCCAATACTTCCCTCGTCAACTCAAGCCCCATATTGAAACTTATGCCGACAAACTGATGAGCTTTGTGTACCCTTATATTCACATCACCTTCCCTGAATTCACTGGAGAGCGCTTCAAGCGCAATGCTGCCTACACCGCCATCGAGACCTACCTCAGCGCCAACTCCTCCCAGCGTGCTAGACGCCTCAAAGCTGATCTCGTCAAAGACTCCCAATCTCTCGTCCTCAGCATGGACGATTCTGTGGAGGTCACCGATGAGTTTCAAGGAGCGAAGCTTTGGTGGTCTTCCAACAAAATTTTCCCTCAAACGCAGGTCATCTCTTTGTATCCAAATTCCGATGAGAGGAGATACTACAAGCTCATCTTCCACAAACGACACCAGGATATCATTACCAAGTCCTACTTAAGGCACGTGATCGACCAGGGTAAAGCTATTACTGTTGAAAACCGGCAACGAAAGCTCTATACGAATAATCGTAGTGAAAATTGGTATGGGTACAAGCGAAGTGTGTGGAGCCATGCACCTTTTGAACACCCATCAAGATTTGATACTTTAGCAATGGAGCCCAATAAGAAAGAAATGATCATCAAGGACTTGATGACTTTTAGCAAATCAAAAGAGTATTATTTGAAAATCGGAAAGGCGTGGAAGCGTGGGTATTTGCTTTATGGTCCCCCAGGAACTGGGAAGTCCAGCATGATTGCAGCCATGGCGAATCTTTTGAACTACGATGTGTACGATATCGAGTTGACGGCGATCAAAGACAACACAGAGTTGAGGAAGCTGTTGATTGACACGATGAGCAAGTCGATAATCGTTATTGAGGATATTGATTGTTCGCTTGACCTTGCGGGAAAGCGGAAACAACAAAATAAGGAGAAGGATGGCGACAAGGAAGAGAAGGACCCGATTAGTAAAATGAAAAATGGTGGCATGGAAGATAGTAAGGTAACTCTATCTGGACTTTTGAATTGCATTGATGGCCTATGGTCGGCTTGCGGGGAagaaagaataataatatttactACAAATTATAAAGAGAACCTCGATCCAGCTCTCATTCGAAGGGGACGAATGGATAAGCACATTGAATTGTCATATTGTTGCTTTGAAGCCTTCAAAATTCTTGCTAAGAATTACTTGGATGTTGATTCGCACCATTTGTTTGGGATAGTGCAAAGATTGTTGGAAGAAACCAAAGTGACTCCGGCCGACGTTGCAGAGAATTTGATGCCTAAGTCTGCAGAAGAAGATGCCACGATATGTTTGCGAAATttgattgaagctctagaaaagGCAAATGAGGAGGCAAAGTCAATAGCTGAAGAAGAAGAGAGGATGAAGGCTGAGAAAGATGAGAAAGCAAAAGAGGAAACAAATCCTGCAAAAGAAGGAAAGGTGAAGGAACCACCAGCTGGAAAAGAATTGGAAGGAAAGAAAACATCAGATAAGGAAGTGAAGGAGAATGGAATCACTGCCTAAAAATGATTAGGGAATTGATGAAAGATATATTGAAAATAAACTTggttaaattagttatttttgtcAAGTGAATGTGTTCTTTTAGTATTTTGTGTAAGTGTCATCAATCCATGTATCTAGATTAAAccgttatattatgttatgtgtGCCATTATAACAAAAGTACATGTGCAAGGCTCCATATGAATCCAACGAGTATCCATTACTCATCCCTTTAAACTCAACTTTAATCAACTTATGTTGCATTCCTAATTATTGGTGTTCACTTCTATTTTCCTGCCAGGATATCTAGTTTTCCAAAAGTGGTAATGGAGATAAATTTGTGCcaataaaaattatttgcgaGTCCATTCTACATTTATTTGGTTGGTGATATTGTTGAATTATAAAGTTATTTCTCACATTCAAAATCCAACATAGGGGCtatactattcatatggtggtcGTACTATTTATATGATGGTtgtactattcatttggtggctgtacaagtttacaaagatgactacacaagtctacaaaggtgactacacaagtctacaaaggtggctgccTAAGTCTACAAAGGTGTGTTGCAGAAAGGAGAATTCAATAAAGATGGGCAGTAATCTCAACTATAAATAGAGAGGCCTACTAGGAGTTCCAATTCATCTCAAGTATCTCCAACTCCAgcttaaaagagagagaaatcaagtattCTCCTAAAAAAGTGTCCTTGTTGTAGCCTGTTGTTTCTAACGAGATTTTTGTACTCCTAATTCAAGAAAGAGGTATCATTGTTCTCCTCTTAT
This Malania oleifera isolate guangnan ecotype guangnan chromosome 11, ASM2987363v1, whole genome shotgun sequence DNA region includes the following protein-coding sequences:
- the LOC131167976 gene encoding AAA-ATPase ASD, mitochondrial-like, which codes for MGSTGEMWTQLGSAMAGMMFIWAMFAQYFPRQLKPHIETYADKLMSFVYPYIHITFPEFTGERFKRNAAYTAIETYLSANSSQRARRLKADLVKDSQSLVLSMDDSVEVTDEFQGAKLWWSSNKIFPQTQVISLYPNSDERRYYKLIFHKRHQDIITKSYLRHVIDQGKAITVENRQRKLYTNNRSENWYGYKRSVWSHAPFEHPSRFDTLAMEPNKKEMIIKDLMTFSKSKEYYLKIGKAWKRGYLLYGPPGTGKSSMIAAMANLLNYDVYDIELTAIKDNTELRKLLIDTMSKSIIVIEDIDCSLDLAGKRKQQNKEKDGDKEEKDPISKMKNGGMEDSKVTLSGLLNCIDGLWSACGEERIIIFTTNYKENLDPALIRRGRMDKHIELSYCCFEAFKILAKNYLDVDSHHLFGIVQRLLEETKVTPADVAENLMPKSAEEDATICLRNLIEALEKANEEAKSIAEEEERMKAEKDEKAKEETNPAKEGKVKEPPAGKELEGKKTSDKEVKENGITA